CATGATTGCATATATAGTTatgaacatatatatacataagtgaaatatatatatttatatgaataatacaaattaaaaatgacatatattatacatattatttgctaatttacaaaataaacaataaattaataaaagaacAACAAAACATAATTGTTTTATGTTGTGTTTTAAATGATACTAGGACACCAATAAGACGAATTGTTgtattcattatttgtgTTAACAGTATAACCCCAAATTTTAAGAACACCCCATATTCATCAATATCAGaatttggaaaaaattaaaccaaattttatattataaatatattaacaatatacattatatacatatatttattttagtTGTAGCACTTAATGCgttaatttaatatatttgtattgtTATGCTTATTACATTTAGTGTAACATAGCCCTTTAATTTACTAACGAAATCactgaatatatatactatatttccattttttacattagtaataatttattttatattttgtcaTGGATAAATAGAGAAAAATATAGcatttttccttttctattttttttgcttcTTCTTACCAtagatttattattttttccattttatattttttggtaATGTGTGTattaaattcatttaatttcatttacgaataaatatattataaatatgtttatttcaTTCGAGGCTTAGTGACAGAACTgcattagaaaaaaatatatagtgaTAAAAGAAGTGACCATAAgtgtgtatttttttttatattttgtaattatgcatataatcgtcataataataaaatggtTTAAATACCtatttttaactttttcatttttatatttattgttattttatttttttatttattcgtTTATCGCTACCTTTGTTCTTATTTCGATCAAATAGTTGGTGTGTTCAAATTGCTTCTTTATAATGCATGTATATTCCATAAATAAGCACACGtattatatgcacatatCTATATCTTCGTAGGAATGCATGCTagatttttttgataaataatGCAATAATTATTCCtataatttgtaaaattCACAAGATATTACACTTATTTATaccaatatataatagaaatTCATATACGAAAATATTgcttcatttattttttttaataagaaaaaaaaatatataatgaatatataaaattttagtatgctttgaaatataaaatgagCGAAAGAAACATACTGCAtgatacatatataaataggaaaaaatatatttatgcatgtatatttgtttatatatatatacatttaattatttatttgtttcaaATAAATGAGATCAAAGgcaaataattaatttaaaaaaaaacaaaaccAAAGAAAAAGCACCAccaaataaacaaatattcaaaaacaAATAGAATACCCTCCACATAAACACATATACCTTTACAATAATATCATTGAAACAATGAGTTATAGCGATTCGATCTCTGCATCAAATAATAGTAGTAACCAGGATGCTACATCTGGAAAATTGCAATATACTGAAAGTGATGATGAAGGAAGTGATGAGTATTGCCCAGGAGGTTATCATCCAgttgaaataaatgaaatatataatgatcGTTACAGAATTGAAGGAAAATTAGGATGGGGTCATTTTTCTACAGTTTGGATTGCAACCGATTTAAAAAGTAAAccattaaaatttgttgctataaaaattcaaaaaggTTCAGAAACATATACAGAATCTGCTAAAtgtgaaataaattatttaaaaacggtcaaaataaattcttTTGATTCTTCATGGGTTGAATTTAAAGAACAACAAAGAGAAAgattatttcattataatatgACAAAAGGTGTTGTTTCGTTTATTGACAGTTTTGAGCATAAGGGACCAAATGGCACACATGTATGTATGGTGTTTGAATATATGGGTCCcaatttattatctttaaTTAAGCATTATGATTATAAAGGTATACCAATTAATTTAGTTAGAAAAATTGCTACTCACGTGTTAATAGGGTTACAATATTTACACGATGTTTGCAAAATTATACATAGTGATATAAAGCCAGAAAATGTAGTTGTTTCTACACTTACGAATATACCAAAGCCTAGAGATTATACTAAATCTAAATTagcaaataataatgatgatacaaatataaaaaatgttactAAAAACCATTGCACTTCGCCATCTCGTCCAGAacaagaaaataatataaacacCGAAAAGGATTTTGATAAAGTAGAACCACAAATTGATGAAACAAAGCAAGGTGAAACAGAACAAGATGATACAGAATCTAATGCAACCGCAGTAAAGgaacaaaatgaatttgATAATGTTGACTGGAATAAATTAactaaaaatgaaaaaaaaaaattaaaaagaaagaaaaaaaaaatgtttaaaaaagaaagattaaaaatgaatgaaGCTAATAATACAGAAAAAAACCAACAAACAAATAACGAAgcaaaaattaataatttgagTCACGCTGAAGATAATAGACAATTTAAAAAGGAAGATAACGAAAATTTTAGAAATATAGAATGTATAAAAACTGATGATATTTCATTAGAGCAAATACAAATTTCTACTAAAATGACCCCTAATAATAGCATGAACGCAAATCCGAAagttaatataaatacaaacaAAGACAATAGTACCATATCTGGTGATTGTAATAATCAAAacttaaatgaaaatagtgATATGAAATTATGTAAAGATGAAACCAAAATGGATtcaaaacaaattatttctAACACAGtgggaaaaaaattatcatttgtTAATGCAAATATGgataatttttcaataaatgaaaataaattatcaGATCTATCAAAAGAAGaaacaaaagaaaacaCAAAATGCTCCATAATAGaagataatgaaaaaaacaaaattgatgacaataataacaaccttaatataaaaaaaaaaaaaaaaaaaatcaacgAGCCACCATATGTTAAACATAGACTTAAACCTTCCAATTCAGACCCATCTTTACTTACTACCTATTATAACATACATGCTATACAAGAAACGCTGACAAGAAAACCGTATCATTATAACAATtactttttaaataatccAGAAAAATTTGGATATGATAAATCACCGCAATTATTGCGTAGATTGCCAATAGATTATTTAAGAAATGATAGCTCTTTGGAGGCCAGTAACAATAGCTGTAATGATAATAACGAAAATACTAACGATACATATTCTGAAAAATCCGAAATATATGTAGATAAAGATGCTAACAAGTTTCCTATTTATTGTGGTATGTTTAATCATCTAATACATCCAGAAGCAATGAAATTACAtgaatcaaataaaaaaaaaaatatatattctgaAGTCCCAAATGAAAATCAATCATtgggaaataataaaaatactaataaagttgtttatattaaaacagAAGAAGGTGATTATTGTATTAGGCCTTATGATCCTACTGTATATTATCATGAAAAATCttgttataaaatttgtgaTTTAGGTAATAGTTTATGGATTGATGAATCAAGATATGCAGAAATACAAACACGACAATATAGAGCTCCAGAagttatattaaaaagtgGTTTTAACGAAACGGCAGATATATGGTCATTTGCTTGTATGGTATTTGAATTAGTAACTGGAGACTTCTTATTTAATCCACAAAAATCagatatatatgataaaaacgAAGAACATTTAAGTTTTATAATCGAGGTTTTAGGAAATATACCAAAATCGATGATAGATTCAGGATATAACTCacacaaatattttaataaaaacacgtataaactaaaaaatattaaaaatataaaaagatatggattatataaaatattaaaatataaatatggtttaccagaaaaagaaataaatccATTATGTAGTTTTCTATTACCTATGCTTTCAATAGATCCTCAAACAAGACCGTCAGCATACACTATGTTACAACACCCATGGCTTAATATGGTAGATTTAGAAGATGATGAACAGACAAATACTAATAATAGATCTTACTCTATTAATACTGTAAATTTCAAAAATCAAACACATTATGATATTTATCaagataaaattaataacaacgataataataacacaaaatatttatcacAAAATCatgataaatattcaaattttgataatatacATGCAAATACTTTAATACAGCAATTTGATGAAGGTTCTGATGATAGTTATGAAAATCAGCATGAAATGCAACATCCatatcaaaaatatcattCACATAATAATCATATAGATGAGTATATCGATGGCATGGGAATCCACGATAAGGAATATGAAAGACAATATGAATATCAcaataaatacaataataGGGGTTATAATGACCCTTCAAATCTTTATTCTGGAAATTTTAATAAGCAAATAGCTAAAGAacattatatgcataactCACCAACTAATAAAAGGgattatatgttttattcaaaaaatattccaaCAAACATACCAATGAATCACCAATATAACTTTATTAATGATGTAAATAACTATGACAATAATAATGCTCCTAATAATCATTTCTTCAAAAGCAATCCTAAATATGATATGAATATACCAAggaattataaaaaaaaatcaagtGTAGTATACAGTGAAATTccacacaaaaaatatgatgatGATATAAGTTATTATGATAACAATCCtggatataaatatatccaAAACTATGAAAAACGAAATGATTTCAAACACGAACATGGAAGCGATATGGATGATAAGGATGAAGAAGAGGATGAAGATGAAGAAGAAGATGACGACGAAGAATATGAAAGGAGTCAATATACTAATGAGAATGATAATAGTACTCAATCccataacaaaataaattttaatgattattatgataaaaataacaatatttatgaaaacaaaaataatatagaatcatatttaaagaaagtaaaaaatcaccataaaaataaactagTAAATGCAATGCAgaataatgaattaaataaatgtaaaaattacgaagctataaaaaatagagaAAACACAAATGCACAATTAAAAGAGCAAACCACATTTAAACtcaatgaaaaaaatattgataatacaaaaaataaattaattgaaTTAGAGCAAAATTATAATCCTCAAAATTTGGgagaattaataaatataaatcctAATAAAAAGTTTGATAAATTTGAACAAATCGAAAAAACGCATATAGAAACTAAAAATGCACAAGGCCATTTATCAGCccacaaaaaatatatccatGAAAAGTACGAAGACGATAAggaaaatcaaataaactGCAAAGTtgttaacaaaaaaaaatcgttTGCTTTTAcgtaaaaaaaagaagtaAAGCATTCATACTATTTTCTACCAATTAAATATCAATACACAAAacaatcatatatataggaaatattcaaaaaatgcatatttgtttttatgtatgtcctttctatatttttcatttttatatcccCAGAATGTagaatattattagtaccattttttatattaaaacatatttttgaaGATTATGaagatttatatttacCCCTATATTaggatattttttactattttatgatataataattattatttttaagatAACAATCATTATTCAGGCAATTTGTTatcaattaaaaatgtaatagaCATAAGGACACatgtatttataaacaCCTGCATAATACGCATATGTATTGtgcatttatataaatgcttatttatttaaaaataaaaaaaggtgTAAAATATActcaatataattttttttcagtaGCATACAGCATATACACTTATAGAAAGGatacatattattcatttaaataaaactgTTTAATTAGCATTTTTTaggtataaaaatatgtagaCAATCGATGATAAAGCATTTTTCCCTAAAAgctttataattattttttttccattacatttacctttttttattcgaGCATTAATcccatatatatttcttatttaTCGAAACCTTATAAATTAAggttattataattaaatcaACATGTATGCGTTGTTTTTACACGAcaaatttgttattattatcattatatatttcgtTTTATTTCACcacttattattttattttttttatttttttttaattaaaaacacCGAAAGTACactaaatataaaataataaataggCTATTgctaaaaattatatataaatggaaaattaaaaaggaCTTAAATCCtaaaatttttcaaaatcaaaaaattcCTATAGTTAATATGGAGAATAGAGATAATAATTACCttaattttctatattcTTCTCAATATTATGGCTTTACCTTTTTCCATAGGCATATGCATCCTTTATAGTTGTATATTAACTAAAATAACAGATATATGccatagtatatatatatatataacatcaaaataaaagataaaaaataaactaataaaacaattgaaaatatatttcattaaaattatttcaatACATTGTactataattataaatatctcaaaaaaacgaaaagcCTTAAAGactataatttatttacacACACAAATCCGCATCATTTTCGTTATAGTCTTgtatctttattattaatgatACTTTATGATagtataaattatattaataaatgatatgatatatacaaattgaACAAACCTGCTAATACTTGCATTCACACATTTTATCAGTttgcattttatatatcaaattataatacaagtttttttatattaacaaaattattattgtgTAAGTGTATGAACGTTCATAAACATATCTATATATGTGCAACTATGCTTGCATTATGTGGAggatatttattatattattggtacatatttttttcatgtttataaatatttaataagtttatttcttttatttttaattaataactTCTATGTTGTTTTGCTTTTCCACACCACATTCCCTTTTTACACTTCatatcatttataaatttattatatatagcaCGTAGTTAAAATAATCGAATTTCCAAAAAGAGCGAATATGCacatttaattatttattcattattttacctataaaaaatacagtATATTACATACATGcacaatattattacattgtcatttaaaatatatctcacatatgtaatatatttttatttatttatgtttagTATATAGTTGCTTATCGTATTATGggatatattttgtttattagatcataaatttttattaattttatgaaaataaactaAAGGAGaaaaagaacaaaaaaacaaaatgcCCAAGGAATGAACTTAATTTACtttaaaaagtatataacacagaatattataaaaataaagagcTGAAATATTcaaaggaaaaaaatacttattacagtaaaatattttataataaggctcatataatttatataagtataaaaatgtatgaaAAAAGGtgtaatgaatataaatatataatttaaagcTGATGAAAGTAGGGTGATGGATAA
Above is a window of Plasmodium berghei ANKA genome assembly, chromosome: 4 DNA encoding:
- a CDS encoding serine/threonine protein kinase, putative — protein: MSYSDSISASNNSSNQDATSGKLQYTESDDEGSDEYCPGGYHPVEINEIYNDRYRIEGKLGWGHFSTVWIATDLKSKPLKFVAIKIQKGSETYTESAKCEINYLKTVKINSFDSSWVEFKEQQRERLFHYNMTKGVVSFIDSFEHKGPNGTHVCMVFEYMGPNLLSLIKHYDYKGIPINLVRKIATHVLIGLQYLHDVCKIIHSDIKPENVVVSTLTNIPKPRDYTKSKLANNNDDTNIKNVTKNHCTSPSRPEQENNINTEKDFDKVEPQIDETKQGETEQDDTESNATAVKEQNEFDNVDWNKLTKNEKKKLKRKKKKMFKKERLKMNEANNTEKNQQTNNEAKINNLSHAEDNRQFKKEDNENFRNIECIKTDDISLEQIQISTKMTPNNSMNANPKVNINTNKDNSTISGDCNNQNLNENSDMKLCKDETKMDSKQIISNTVGKKLSFVNANMDNFSINENKLSDLSKEETKENTKCSIIEDNEKNKIDDNNNNLNIKKKKKKINEPPYVKHRLKPSNSDPSLLTTYYNIHAIQETLTRKPYHYNNYFLNNPEKFGYDKSPQLLRRLPIDYLRNDSSLEASNNSCNDNNENTNDTYSEKSEIYVDKDANKFPIYCGMFNHLIHPEAMKLHESNKKKNIYSEVPNENQSLGNNKNTNKVVYIKTEEGDYCIRPYDPTVYYHEKSCYKICDLGNSLWIDESRYAEIQTRQYRAPEVILKSGFNETADIWSFACMVFELVTGDFLFNPQKSDIYDKNEEHLSFIIEVLGNIPKSMIDSGYNSHKYFNKNTYKLKNIKNIKRYGLYKILKYKYGLPEKEINPLCSFLLPMLSIDPQTRPSAYTMLQHPWLNMVDLEDDEQTNTNNRSYSINTVNFKNQTHYDIYQDKINNNDNNNTKYLSQNHDKYSNFDNIHANTLIQQFDEGSDDSYENQHEMQHPYQKYHSHNNHIDEYIDGMGIHDKEYERQYEYHNKYNNRGYNDPSNLYSGNFNKQIAKEHYMHNSPTNKRDYMFYSKNIPTNIPMNHQYNFINDVNNYDNNNAPNNHFFKSNPKYDMNIPRNYKKKSSVVYSEIPHKKYDDDISYYDNNPGYKYIQNYEKRNDFKHEHGSDMDDKDEEEDEDEEEDDDEEYERSQYTNENDNSTQSHNKINFNDYYDKNNNIYENKNNIESYLKKVKNHHKNKLVNAMQNNELNKCKNYEAIKNRENTNAQLKEQTTFKLNEKNIDNTKNKLIELEQNYNPQNLGELININPNKKFDKFEQIEKTHIETKNAQGHLSAHKKYIHEKYEDDKENQINCKVVNKKKSFAFT